Proteins from a single region of Streptococcus oralis:
- a CDS encoding branched-chain amino acid ABC transporter permease has product MLQQLVNGLILGSIYALLALGYTMVYGIIKLINFAHGDIYMMGAFIGYFLINSFQMDFFLALIISMAGTALLGVVIEFLAYRPLRHSTRIAVLITAIGVSFLLEYGMVYLVGANTRAFPQAIETVRFDLGPISLTNVQLMILAVSVFLMVLLQLIVQKTKMGKAMRAVSVDSDAAQLMGINVNRTISFTFALGSALAGAAGVLIALYYNSLEPLMGVTPGLKSFVAAVLGGIGIIPGAALGGFVIGLLETFATAFGMSDFRDAIVYGILLLILIVRPAGILGKNVKEKV; this is encoded by the coding sequence ATGCTCCAACAACTTGTGAATGGTCTAATTCTGGGTAGTATTTATGCACTTTTGGCTCTGGGTTATACCATGGTTTATGGAATTATCAAACTCATCAACTTCGCCCATGGCGATATTTACATGATGGGTGCCTTTATTGGTTACTTTTTGATTAATTCTTTCCAAATGGATTTCTTTTTAGCTTTAATTATTTCAATGGCTGGAACTGCACTACTTGGTGTTGTAATTGAGTTTCTTGCCTACCGTCCTTTGCGACATTCTACACGTATTGCTGTTTTGATTACTGCCATCGGAGTGTCTTTCCTACTGGAATACGGAATGGTTTATCTAGTAGGTGCCAATACTCGTGCCTTCCCTCAAGCAATTGAAACAGTCCGCTTTGACTTGGGACCAATTAGCTTGACAAATGTTCAATTGATGATTTTAGCAGTTTCTGTATTCTTGATGGTTTTATTACAATTGATCGTCCAAAAAACAAAAATGGGGAAAGCCATGCGTGCGGTATCAGTTGATAGTGACGCAGCTCAATTGATGGGAATTAATGTAAATCGTACAATCAGTTTTACCTTTGCTTTGGGTTCAGCCCTTGCTGGTGCAGCAGGTGTCCTCATTGCCCTTTACTACAACTCTCTTGAACCTTTGATGGGTGTGACTCCAGGTCTAAAATCATTTGTTGCGGCCGTACTGGGTGGTATCGGGATTATTCCTGGTGCAGCTCTAGGGGGATTTGTGATTGGTTTGTTGGAAACATTTGCTACTGCCTTTGGTATGTCTGATTTCCGTGATGCTATCGTATATGGAATCTTGCTTCTGATTCTGATTGTTCGTCCTGCAGGTATCCTTGGTAAGAATGTGAAAGAGAAGGTGTAA